The genomic window GCCCTACAAATCCTAAAAGAGATCGGCAATAAACAGCGCAGCCGCGCCGTCCATTTCGACGAAGACTTCGTCAACCAACTAGTCAACCACCCCAACATCCCAGAACTGATCCGCACCAGCCCCCTCACCCAACGCGAATGGCAAGTGCTAAACTTAATCTATTCAGGCTTCAGCAACGAACAAATCGCACAAGAACTGGACGTGGCAGGGACTACGATCAAGACGCATATTAGGAATTTGTATCAGAAGTTGAATATTGCCAATAGGAAAGAAGCGATTGAGACAGCGGAGAATTTGTTGCGGTTGATGGGGTATTGAGTGGCTTCTAATCACACAGCCAAGTGAATATGAATCCATAGAATAGCCGCATAATATTCATGTAATCTTCGTCTTATAAGGGCTTGTCACATTCAAGCGATTGATAATTAACCGATGATCTGCAGACAACTGTAACGATAAACGTTAAGATAAACATTGGATTGTCATAAGATGCGCCTCAATGTTCAAACTTAAAACTATTTGGGATTTACCACGAGTCACTAAACGCACCATTAGTGTCGTAGTTGACTCAATTTTCATTATCACTGCCTACTACGCCGCTCACTGGGCACGTTTGGGCGATTTGATGTGGCTTCCCAAATATGATAATCACAACGTACTGCTAGGCACGTTGGTCATTACTATTTTTGCATTTACTAAATTAGGATTGTACCGTGCTGTGCTAAGGTACCTAACCTTCCATGCTCTGTATGTCGTTAGTTTAGGAACGCTGATCTCTACCTTCTCTATAGGTTTACTTGCCTATTACTTCAATTCAGATGTACCACGTTCAGTCCCTGTTATTTATGGTGCATTCCTGGCGCTATCATGTGGTGGTAGCCGATTAATTATTCGCGTACTAGTTAGTCAATCATTTGATAAAAACCGTAAAAATGTTCTTATTTACGGCGCAGGCTCTGCAGGCCGCCAACTAGCGCTTGCCCTTCGCACATCCGAAACTCATAAAGTAGTCGGCTTTATCGATCAAGATAAGACCCTAGACAACACTATTTTAATGGGGCTTAAAGTACTTAAAACCGCACAAATTGAAAAACATATTGATCGACACAACGTCAAACAAATCCTATTAGCGATACCTAGTGCTTCTCGATCTCGCCGCAAACAAATCATTGATGAGTTAGTTAACCTACCTGCCGAAGTCCTCACTATTCCTGATATGGGCGATATCGTTTCTGGTAAAGCGAAAATTGATGAATTTAAAGACGTCGCAATTGAAGATTTACTCGGACGAGATCCAGTAGAACCGCAACAATCGTTAATGGAAGCTAACATTAAAGACAAGATTGTGATGGTTACCGGCGCTGGAGGTTCAATAGGCTCTGAACTGTGCCGTCAAATATTAAAGCAAAAACCCAAATCCATTGTTCTATTTGAACTCTCTGAATTTGGCCTTTATCAAATTGATAGAGAGCTGCAACTACTTTGCGAAGAAAACGATTTAAATGTTGAGATAATCCCACTTTTAGGATCTGTGCAACGTATTAATCGCTTATCTGTGGTGATGAGAACCTTCAAAATCCAAACGGTCTATCACGCAGCAGCCTACAAGCACGTACCATTAGTGGAATACAATACGGTAGAAGGCGTAAGAAACAACGTTTTTGGTACATACAACACCGCAAAAGCCGCAATTAAAGCTAAAGTTGAATCATTTGTGTTGATCTCTACTGACAAAGCCGTGCGCCCAACTAATACCATGGGTGCGAGCAAACGAATGGCAGAACTCTCTTTACAAGCCTTAGCTGCAGAGCCCTCACATAACACCCGCTTCTGTATGGTGAGGTTTGGTAACGTACTTGGTTCGTCCGGCTCAGTAATCCCACTATTTAAAAAGCAAATTGCTGCAGGTGGTCCAGTAACAGTAACTCACCCAGATATCATCCGCTACTTTATGACCATTCCTGAAGCTGCACAGCTGGTAATTCAAGCCGGGTCAATGGGCAAAGGTGGTGACGTATTTGTTCTAGATATGGGTGAACCCGTACGTATTGCTGACTTAGCAGAGAATTTAATTAACCTATCAGGGTTAGAAGTTAAAAACGCAGAAAACCCACTGGGTGACATCGAAATTAATTACTCAGGCCTTAGACCTGGCGAAAAACTCTATGAAGAATTGCTCATTGGCGACAATGTAGGAAAAACCGCCCATGAAAGGATTATGACTGCAAACGAGGATTATTTAACCCTAACTGAATACGATTCGTTAGCGCAAATACTTGA from Vibrio neonatus includes these protein-coding regions:
- a CDS encoding polysaccharide biosynthesis protein; this translates as MFKLKTIWDLPRVTKRTISVVVDSIFIITAYYAAHWARLGDLMWLPKYDNHNVLLGTLVITIFAFTKLGLYRAVLRYLTFHALYVVSLGTLISTFSIGLLAYYFNSDVPRSVPVIYGAFLALSCGGSRLIIRVLVSQSFDKNRKNVLIYGAGSAGRQLALALRTSETHKVVGFIDQDKTLDNTILMGLKVLKTAQIEKHIDRHNVKQILLAIPSASRSRRKQIIDELVNLPAEVLTIPDMGDIVSGKAKIDEFKDVAIEDLLGRDPVEPQQSLMEANIKDKIVMVTGAGGSIGSELCRQILKQKPKSIVLFELSEFGLYQIDRELQLLCEENDLNVEIIPLLGSVQRINRLSVVMRTFKIQTVYHAAAYKHVPLVEYNTVEGVRNNVFGTYNTAKAAIKAKVESFVLISTDKAVRPTNTMGASKRMAELSLQALAAEPSHNTRFCMVRFGNVLGSSGSVIPLFKKQIAAGGPVTVTHPDIIRYFMTIPEAAQLVIQAGSMGKGGDVFVLDMGEPVRIADLAENLINLSGLEVKNAENPLGDIEINYSGLRPGEKLYEELLIGDNVGKTAHERIMTANEDYLTLTEYDSLAQILDKACHDFDHQSIRQILLDAPTQFNPTDGIEDLVWKSKQIN